The Salmonella enterica subsp. houtenae serovar Houten genome has a segment encoding these proteins:
- the era gene encoding GTP-binding protein, whose translation MSTDKTYCGFIAIVGRPNVGKSTLLNKLLGQKISITSRKAQTTRHRIVGIHTEGPYQAIYVDTPGLHMEEKRAINRLMNKAASSSIGDVELVIFVVEGTRWTPDDEMVLNKLRDGKAPVILAVNKVDNVQEKADLLPHLQFLASQMNFLDIVPISAETGMNVDTIAGIVRKHLPEAIHHFPEDYITDRSQRFMASEIIREKLMRFLGAELPYSVTVEIERFVTNERGGYDINGLILVEREGQKKMVIGNKGAKIKTIGIEARKDMQEMFEAPVHLELWVKVKSGWADDERALRSLGYVDDL comes from the coding sequence ATGAGCACCGACAAAACTTACTGCGGATTTATTGCCATCGTCGGGCGTCCGAACGTTGGCAAATCCACCTTGCTGAACAAACTGCTTGGGCAGAAGATTTCGATCACTTCCCGTAAAGCGCAGACCACGCGCCACCGCATTGTCGGTATTCATACCGAAGGCCCGTATCAGGCAATCTATGTTGATACCCCGGGGCTGCATATGGAAGAAAAGCGCGCCATTAACCGTTTGATGAATAAGGCGGCGAGCAGTTCGATTGGCGACGTTGAGCTGGTGATTTTTGTTGTGGAAGGCACTCGGTGGACGCCGGACGACGAAATGGTTCTGAACAAACTGCGCGATGGCAAAGCGCCGGTTATTCTCGCCGTTAACAAGGTGGATAACGTGCAGGAAAAAGCCGATTTGCTGCCGCACCTCCAGTTCCTGGCAAGCCAGATGAACTTTCTTGATATCGTGCCGATCTCTGCTGAAACGGGCATGAATGTCGATACCATTGCCGGTATCGTGCGTAAACATTTACCGGAAGCTATTCACCACTTCCCGGAAGATTACATCACCGATCGCTCTCAGCGCTTTATGGCATCTGAAATCATCCGTGAAAAGCTGATGCGTTTTCTCGGCGCCGAGCTGCCGTACTCCGTTACCGTTGAGATTGAGCGTTTTGTTACCAACGAACGCGGCGGCTATGATATCAACGGGCTGATCCTCGTCGAGCGCGAAGGACAGAAGAAGATGGTGATTGGCAACAAAGGCGCCAAAATCAAAACCATTGGTATTGAAGCGCGTAAAGACATGCAGGAGATGTTCGAAGCGCCGGTACACCTGGAACTGTGGGTGAAAGTAAAATCCGGCTGGGCCGATGACGAACGCGCTCTGCGCAGTCTCGGTTACGTAGACGATCTGTGA
- the recO gene encoding DNA recombination and repair protein RecO, translating to MEGWQRAFVLHSRPWSETSLMLDVFTEESGRVRLVAKGARSKRSNLKGALQPFTPLLLRYSGCGEVKTLRSAEAVSLALPLSGITLYSGLYINELLSRVLEYETRFSELFFDYLNCIQALAGTTDSPEPALRRFELALLGHLGYGVNFTHCAGSGERVDDTMTYRYREEKGFIASVVIDNNTFTGRHLKALEAREFPDIDTLRAAKRFTRMALKPYLGGKPLKSRELFRQFMPKRTVKTKKD from the coding sequence GTGGAAGGGTGGCAGCGCGCATTTGTCCTGCACAGTCGCCCCTGGAGCGAAACCAGCCTGATGCTGGACGTCTTCACGGAAGAATCGGGGCGCGTGCGCCTTGTCGCCAAAGGCGCGCGATCTAAACGTTCCAATCTGAAAGGTGCGTTGCAGCCTTTTACGCCGTTATTGCTACGCTACAGCGGATGCGGCGAGGTGAAAACCCTGCGTAGCGCCGAGGCGGTTTCTCTGGCGCTGCCGTTAAGCGGTATTACGCTCTATAGCGGCCTGTATATCAACGAACTCCTCTCTCGCGTACTGGAATATGAAACGCGCTTCTCCGAACTCTTCTTTGATTATTTGAACTGTATTCAGGCGCTGGCGGGAACCACCGACTCGCCTGAACCGGCGTTGCGACGTTTCGAACTGGCGTTGCTGGGACATCTGGGGTATGGCGTCAATTTCACCCACTGTGCAGGCAGCGGCGAACGGGTAGATGACACCATGACCTACCGTTACCGCGAAGAAAAAGGTTTTATCGCCAGCGTCGTCATCGATAATAACACCTTTACCGGACGGCACTTGAAAGCACTGGAGGCGCGGGAATTTCCGGATATCGATACCCTGCGTGCCGCTAAACGCTTTACCCGTATGGCGTTAAAGCCGTATCTTGGGGGAAAACCGTTAAAAAGCCGGGAGCTGTTCCGGCAATTTATGCCCAAACGCACAGTAAAAACGAAGAAAGATTAA